Genomic DNA from Gossypium hirsutum isolate 1008001.06 chromosome A01, Gossypium_hirsutum_v2.1, whole genome shotgun sequence:
AGAAATGGAAATCTGGAACATTTAGAGCCTGAGAGCTAAGGTTAAAGAGGTGCTGTTTTACATGTGGATAGTTAATAACTAGGGTAAAATGAGGTGGCGTGAATGGTGAAAGTGGTAAAAGAAAGATGGGAAGTAACCCAGAAATTAGGGGTTGGAGATCAATTGCAGCAGTAGCTGCCTGTTAGATGCAACTTGGGTGGTGATGATGCATACGTAAGGCAAGTTGCAAGTTGTTTTGTTTGGTTTCATTATTTTAATGGGTaatgtaatattaaaaaaaggTGCAAGTTGCGGTCTCTTTTCTCATATGGTAAAGAGTATTGAATGGGACCTTtagttttttgaaattaaaattgcaAGTTGGGGGCTGCAAGTGGGAAGGAAGGGGATGCTTTATGTTTAATGATCCCGTGTACAATTGTCTGCTTTTGAATGCCTTCACGCCACCCATCACCCATGACATGAGTTCCCTCCTTTTAACACTTTCTCTTTcattttatattatatcatttcattatttttgttacaataggtatataattaaataattacacATGACATGTTACATTTatcttattttgatatatatggatCGATTTTTACGGtagaaattgatagaatttttacAGAAGgattaatttgctctttgatctgaCTTTTGAGGACTAAATTGCTCATTCTTTTTAATAAAGAGaataaaatgcaatctgacttctAATATAAGGGCTTTTATGATTCTTTTTAACTGATGAAAGTAAATGATATTTTTACAGGATCGGTTTGTAAAATCTAAGGTTATTGATGgtgattttatattttgaaataagaAGATTATCTTCATAATATGATTTCTTTTCCTTGTCAATATTAGAAAatggaaaatattgaaaaaaatgtgTTTGgtcctaaatttaaaaaataattttttaaaaaaatgaaaatgtgtGATAAAAAATTGTTTTCACTATAAGTAGTTTgtaaaattgaaaatgatgaaaataaaggtcttttttttatttaatgaatcgATCCTGGTTGAAACTCGTATGAAcataaaaatattcttttttttaacaaattttcgaAGATTAAATTGTACTATGATTCAAATCCAAATGTagaaccttttattttatttctcatatttccattataaaaaaaagactaaattttaagtttctaagtatgaattgtttaattttatctaatttagagcaataaaatcaattcaaattactactaaaattaaactaaataaattataaagatttaCTAAACTAGagcaatgaaaactttcaaatttctcaataaattttaagaatttagaaCTATAACTCCCTAATCTAATTAATCAATTGTCTCTCATTCaattattcaatatatataataatcgagaaaggattatatgaaattgtgattgCAGGAGGAAAAATCTTATTTCTCATTCTTCTATTGGAAAGAgataaaaataagatgaaattaCAATTTCATACAATCCATTCTCATAATTATCAACTCAAGATTCAATAGCATTAACCAGACATTTCCAATATCTCTCTAAGTTAATCCTCCCCCACTAGGTTTTTTCCTATGCAAAAAAAGTCGGGTTAAGTCATTAAGAACAACCCAACTATTGGGTTGATTAGGATGTAGGGCATCAAATATATTCTTATTCTAGCGGTAAGTTAACTCATTTATCAGTGCTACTAATTAATCTTAATCTATTTAGTCTATATCTGAACCCTAACTTTCTCTTTCAAGACAAATTAAAATTATCACATTAACACAACTAGGTGGCTagacaaataaattaaataagtataagattgaataaataattaaaaaaattgaagacagaaataattaattaactaggatATACAATCCAtcatcattaaaaaataatttatagctAATGTGACATAAATGTGGCAATCCACGGTTATGCCATGCTAGAAAATTTAACtgttaacttttccatctattttggcgtgatttgacaaacaatacaaaTTCAAGAGATAAAAGAGGAGGAAATTTAAATGAATggctaaaattattttttatttttaaaaaattagacgGCCAAATAAATCGTTATACCTCGTTGAAAACTACTTAAGACTTTGTTAGTCATATTGATAGACTAGACTACCAACTCAACCCATAATTGAAGTGTTAAATTTTGTTatcttaatttaatatataaccaTGGAGGCCCCTATATTAGGATTTAAAATCcattttatctctttttctcaaaaaaaaatgagaaaaatgagaaaaactGTCCATATAAGTtcgattaaagagcaaattggttttttattaaaaaattcatccattttattgttaaaatttggTGTAGCTGATGGAATAACTAGATAATAACTTGTGATGTgtgccacgtgtacctcatgTTGATGCATAGagatcaatttttaatagtaaaaatgaatgaattttttaacagaatgatcgatttgctttttgatctaatgtaaaAGGGATTAGCTTGCCCAATTTTTTCGATAGAGGGGGCAAAATACAATCCGACTTACTTTTACTAATATATATAACCTCATTAATGCATTGCCTTTTAACTCGGTAAAAGAAGAATCATAGATGCTTTTGTATtaggagtcagattgtattttgttccctttattcaaaaaaaatgatCATTATGTTATAAGTTTTATTCATTTATACTGTTAAAAATCAATCCTTGTACATTAGCATAAGGTACACGTGGTATATGTAATTGTTTGGTTATTCCATCAACTATGtcatttactctttgatctaacatataaagactaatttaccTAATTTACAAGTAAATGAAATAACATGCATTCTGGGGGCCTCTATGGTAGTTTTACCCTTTTAACTCTTAACTTATGGTATCAGTTTGGGCATTCCGGCCGTAGTGCATGAGGGCCTATTCATGATCCACTATTTATAATTATGGCTTGGGCCCTCTCTCTACAACAATAATTAAAAGCTTTTTCCCAAAACCATGGGATTAAAGGTAAGACTTAGattgaattgagtgaaaaaattttcgagttaatcgagtttatgagtctcattttatcatcctaacttgatttgaatttttttcgaatcgagtcgagtcgaatcaagtaaatttattcgagttaaattaaaaaattaaacatgtcaaattaaaatattattacagtataactaatttcatattaaaccatttaatcaagttattttaaattgttttgaatttgaattttttctaaTTCCGAATTTGGATGATAATTAAAAAGTGAGGATAAAAAGAAATTAGTAGAGAAAGCGAGAGACAAAGGCACCTGTTGAAGTAACTTGAAGGCAACGAATTGGAAATGAGATAATTTGAATGATGTACCAACAACCCTAACCTATTGTCTCTTTTACTTATTTGACCAATACTGCTCAACAGTCAACATTACCCACAAACAATTGGAATGTATGTTATCATTAACATCACAACTTGCTCTTTCCCACAATCACAACTTTTGCTTCCACTTCTCTCTAacccttttttcaattttttatttcgggttttaaCATTTGGTCTGATCAAATTTTTGTATTGTTGATTTTTACGATGAAATCAATTAAAAGTGTTTTTGATGGGTCAAAATTTTGCTATTAATCTATGTACTTTATGCGAGTTATGAATTtagcctttttattttattttggtcaaaatttttaaccaaatAGTAGTAGTTAAGTCCGTCAGGTTAGATCTTGTTATTAGTCCTAACGACGTGTAAGgttatagatttagtccatattttttaattggatcatttttaattcgtataatttttaaaatttaaaattctagtcTTGACGCAAATGACAATAATTAAATCCATTAATTAGCTTTTTGTGGGAGTAACatgtgaaaataacaagctgacatgacattacatgtgatattatGTTTGCCATATCAGATTCTgaaaataacagaatttaacTGCTACCATTTAGTCAAGgctagaaatttaaaatttcgataaggagtaaaaattttcaaattgaagtatagagactaaattcaaAACTTGCACATATTACaaggactaatagcaaaatttaaccttttGATGGGAATTTGATGAAAATAATGAAACGTAGTAGTTTTGCAAACCCGGGTGTTGTTTTTTGGCCAGCGAAAGCAAGAAACATCCAACAGCTACAAGTCTAGTCCGTAGCTTTCAACAAACCACCCCATGTTTGAACTTCCACTTTTCCTAATccaaagaaataattaaaatcaatgGCTACCACCACCCATTATTaaattcaaaaggaaaggagACAAGGCAAAAGACAGGACAAAGAGGGGGAGAACATGGCGAagaagcagcagcagcagcaccAGGCTATGCAGCAGGTTCCTTCAATAGGGGgtatatgaagcagcttccaatCGCTTGTTGCCCTCCTCATTGCCATTCTAGTCGTTGCCACTATCTATATCAGACAAAGCAATGAACAACTGTTCCAATATTGGATTACATATGATTAAACCATCACCGGCTTGTCGTCGAGCTGCAATTTGTTTGCCGGAAAATGGGTATTTGATAATAGATCTTACCCTTTATACAAAGAGAAAGAATGCACTTTCATGTCTGATCAGTTAGCTTGTGAGAAATTTGGGAGAAAAAACCTTAACTATCAGTTTTGGCGATGGCAACCTCACCAATGTGACCTCCCCAGGTCTGttttttccatatatatatatgtgtgtatgcatgcATGTATTGAAGTATTGAACCATATAAAGACAAAGAGGGGATGGTTATTAAATTTGCATTTTTGGGAATGCTTTAAAAGTTTTGTGGAATGTTTGCTTGTTTTATGTTAATAAGGTTCAATGCCACAGCATTGCTGGAGAAGCTTAGGAACAAGAGACTTGTTTACGTTGGTGACTCACTCAATAGAAACCAATGGGTTTCAATGGTTTGCCTGGTTGACTCAGTCATCTCTCCAACCTTTAAATCAATGCATAACAATGGTTCAATCAACATTTTCAAAGCCATTGTGAGCCTTTTTAATATTTTCCAAGTTCAGTTTAACAGTGGTTTAATCATTTATTGATCTCATCATTTTACATTTTGTGATATATTAAGGAATATAATGCAACAATTGAATTCTTCTGGTCTCCATTGTTGGTGGAATCAAACTCCGATGATCCAATTAGCCATCGTGTACCGGATCGGATTGTGAGAGTTCAGGCAATCGAAAAGCATGCAAGACATTGGACTGATGCTGATTATCTTGTTTTTAACACTTATCTTTGGTGGAGAAGACGTCAAATGAAGGTCTTGTAAGTACATTTTCTGACCTAGCTAAATTAATTAGCACCTTTATGTCGTCCAAGTTTTAATTTGATGTGGGTTTTGAGTATTAGGTGGGGATCTTTTGAAAGCCCCGAAGATGGGGTATTTAAAGCAGTAAAGTTGCCGAGAGTATACGAGATGGCCTTACAGACATGGGCACAATGGCTGGAGGTTCATGTTGATAGAAACAAGACCCAGTTGTTCTTTATCAGCATGTCACCAACTCaccaaaagtatatatataatcttATCTCTTATTTGTTCATCAAGAGTAATGAATTTAGATTAAATTACAGTTTTCGCCTCTCAATTATGCTCAAATTAGCTATCtgattcatatattttaatttagcatTATTTGATCCTTAATTTTACAATGTTGAAgtgggatttttttttctttcaaaaactcCCTTCTAACTCATCATATGGATATTAATTGTTCTTTTTGTGCATTGGAAgggtgtttttaagaaaaatcccCCTCAACATTTAGTTAAATGTGTTAACTATTTGAACTAGGCCAAATTGTAGTTTTGGTCCCTCTAGGATGCTTAAATTTGGGATTTAGCCTTATACTTTTTTTTGATGCAATGTTAACCTCTCATCTATCATTAAATAGGAGGAAAATATGTTTAAGCATACTTGAACTGACGCAATGTCAGTCGAACTATGACTTAAAACAATAATTAGcccttatattttaattaacacaATTTGATCtctctacttttataatatatgCCATTAGTTAATTCAAATAGTTAACATAATCAATCATTCTTATTGAAATGCTAATGTAGATTTTTTCTTAAATACAAGTTGTGGAACTCGTTTGACGATGATTTTGCGTTGGAAGGGGTGTTTTAAGAAAACCCCCCACGTTAGCATTTCAACCATAATAAAGCTATTAACTAATTGAAActagttcaaattttgattttggtccTTTTACTATGCTCAAATTTTGactttagtttttatattttaatagtaCAATTTGATCtctctatttttataatgttgTTAGTTTAAATAGTTAACACAATCAATCATTTCAGGGCAAATAAATGGGGCGGAATCAAAGGTGAAAATTGTTATAGTGAAACTGAACCGGTTACCGAAGAAGAATACGTTGGAGACGGAGCGAGTCCGAGGATGATGCGCGTAGTTGATAGCGTACTTGGTGAACTGAAAACAAGAGGGTTGAACGTCCAAATGATTAACATTACACAGCTATCAGATTACAGGAAAGAAGGCCATCCATCAATATATAGGAAGCATTGGGAAACAATAACGGAAGAACAATTATTGAATCCCAAAAATTACTCGGATTGTATCCATTGGTGCCTCCCCGGAGTGCCTGATGTGTGGAACGAGTTGCTCTACGCTTACATTCTTGAACTTTGACGATATCCTAGTTTCACAAATAAAAATATGTGTTTATGAAAACTGGGGTTGATAATTCTTTGATGTAACTGTTGATTGTATCATGAGTTATAGAGCTGACAACATTTCGTAAAGAACGAATTGTGCAAatggaagttttttttttacatgcaAACCCTTTTAATTATCAAATGTTCGGAAAGAAAAT
This window encodes:
- the LOC107939662 gene encoding protein trichome birefringence-like 34 isoform X1, coding for MSDQLACEKFGRKNLNYQFWRWQPHQCDLPRFNATALLEKLRNKRLVYVGDSLNRNQWVSMVCLVDSVISPTFKSMHNNGSINIFKAIEYNATIEFFWSPLLVESNSDDPISHRVPDRIVRVQAIEKHARHWTDADYLVFNTYLWWRRRQMKVLWGSFESPEDGVFKAVKLPRVYEMALQTWAQWLEVHVDRNKTQLFFISMSPTHQKANKWGGIKGENCYSETEPVTEEEYVGDGASPRMMRVVDSVLGELKTRGLNVQMINITQLSDYRKEGHPSIYRKHWETITEEQLLNPKNYSDCIHWCLPGVPDVWNELLYAYILEL
- the LOC107939662 gene encoding protein trichome birefringence-like 34 isoform X2 — protein: MVCLVDSVISPTFKSMHNNGSINIFKAIEYNATIEFFWSPLLVESNSDDPISHRVPDRIVRVQAIEKHARHWTDADYLVFNTYLWWRRRQMKVLWGSFESPEDGVFKAVKLPRVYEMALQTWAQWLEVHVDRNKTQLFFISMSPTHQKANKWGGIKGENCYSETEPVTEEEYVGDGASPRMMRVVDSVLGELKTRGLNVQMINITQLSDYRKEGHPSIYRKHWETITEEQLLNPKNYSDCIHWCLPGVPDVWNELLYAYILEL